The genomic region TTAACTTACCCATGTAGGGTGCTAGGAAGCTGGCCACAACATAACCTGGAAGAAGTAACAGGGACGCATCTAGGGGAGATAGCCCCCTTACGCCCTGAAGGTACATGATGAGGAGAAAGGTGATGGCTAGTCCCCCTATTGCCTGCAGGAAGGTAGCGGTCAAGGAGTAACCCAGGAGCCTGTACCTAAACATCTTTAGGTCTATCACGGGACTCTTCGCCCTACTCTCGTTAAAGATGAAGGCCCCAACGAGTATTATCCCCACGACCAGTATTCCCAGATTCAGGGAATCAACCCCGACGCTCGCCATTACAATGGAAGAATAGGAAACGAGAACCAGTGCAACTCCAAGGAGTACTGCTCCCGTGACGTCAAGTTCCCTTTTCACCTTGTTGACGTCCTTAATGTACTTCACACCAAGGATAGTTGCTACAACCCCTATGGGGACATTAATGTAAAAGATGTAAGGCCATCCAAAGAAAGTGGTCAAGGTTCCTCCCAAGACTATTCCTAGAAGGGCTCCTATGTTCCAACCCAGTGAAGTGTAACCGTAAGCCCTCCCCATCATGTTAGGGGGAAAGTGATCTGCAACTATTGCCCCGCTGTTTGCAGTCATCATCGCCCCTCCAACCCCCTGAATTAGTCTAAATGCAATTAACAGATAAATGGAGTTTGACAATCCACATAACGCTGAGGCAACGGTGAAAATTACGAAACCCAGGTTAAAGATCTTGGCCCTCCCGTAAATATCCCCTATTCTTCCAGTCTGAGTTGTGAGTATGGCCGTTACCAGCAGGTAAGCCAAGAGAACCCAAATTGCCGTAAAGAGATCTGCGTGTAAATCCTGAGCAATTTGAGGCAAGGCCAAGAGAACAATGGTTCCGTCAACCGCGGCCATTAACGTCCCAAGGACAAGTACTAGAAGGATTACTGTTCTATTCATAAGTAAATTGGGGACCTCACTAGCTTAAAAACTTAACTACTTAATTATTAACTATTTTAGTAATAACTTTAACTCTTAACAGGGTGTAAATAGCAAGATAGTGTAAATTCTACAAATTTATGCGTTTCCATCTAGGCGTTTATACAGATTTTGAGACGTTTCAAGGTCGGCACGGATCCTCACGACGGTAACTCTCGGATTAGGGCAAAACTTGAAGCAGATTCTTGTTACCTTCTCTGTCCTAACCGCCCGGGTGTAAAGCGGTAAGTAGTTTTCCTAAAGCAGAGAACTCTTCAAGATGTTTAGATGTAAATTGAACAGTATAAAAACAAATTCACCCTTTTATCTGAACAGTGAGGAGAATCCTCACGTTCTCGTTTACAGTCATCTGCATCAATAAAAATCTTCTTATATAGATGGGATAAAAATTAAAAATAATGTTGAATCATCTGGAATTAGTCTGACAACAGAAAAAGAACTTATATTCATAGTATCGAAAAAAGATATGCCAATAAACATAGGAGGAGGATTGCCTGATCCCAGAACGTTCCCCTGGGAGCGTATGGGTGAGATTGTAGATTACCTTATCAGAGAAAGGAGCGAAACAACCCTGCAGTATGCCCCAAGTGAAGGTATAGAGGAGGTCAGGAAAGAGATATCCAATTTTGTTAGGAAGAGAGGATTCTCCTTGGAGGAGGATCAGATACTTATAACGGGAGGAGCTAAGGAGGCCATATACTTACTCTCTGAACTTTTCTCGCAGAACATGGTAGCCTCTGAGGAACCCACGTTTCAGGGATTCATAAGTACCATGAGTTACAGAGGGTTAAGGGCATATCCAATCCCTTGGGATGAATACGGTCCCATGACCGACGTCCTCGAGAAGAGGTTAAAGGCACTTCGAATGTGGGCAGACCCAGTGAAGTACTTTTACGTAGTCCCAGTTCACAACCCGACGGGGAGAGTCATGACCAAGGATAGGCGCAAACACCTCCTTGAGTTGGCCAGTGACTTCAACTTTCAGATCATTGAGGATGACATATATGGGTTCTACATGTATGACGATCCTCCCTATCCTGCACTTAAATCCCTTGATAAGGAAGGAAGAGTAATCTACATCTCAAGTTTTAGTAAGATCATTTCTCCAGGGCTCAGGGTAGGCTTCATAGGCTATGAGGGAAGGGAGATCGAAAAGTTAGCTACTATCAAGAGCGAAATTAATCATCAAGTTTCTACACTGGATCAACTTATCGTGGGGGAAATGCTCAGGAGAGACCTCGTGGACGCCGTAGTCGAGAACTCCGTACTCCTTTACAGGAAAAAGAGGAACGTCATGCTCGACGCAATAGAGGAATATTTCCCGTCCAGCACTGGGTGCAGTTACACAGAGGGAGGTTTCTTCACTCTATGCAGAAAAGAGGCACTAGACTCGTCATCCCTGCTCAAGGAGGCCTTGAAAAGGGACGTTAAGTTCATTCCTGGAGAGAAGTTCTTCTACTCTAGCGAACAGGGAAGAAATTCCTTTAGACTTAGTTTCAGTTTCGCTAAGGAGGAAGAAATAGTGGAAGGTGTGAGGATACTTGGTGAGCTGTTGAAGGGAATTAAATGAAGTGAACAGACCAGAAATCCAAGAAAATCAGAAGTTTATGTTTATTCCTCCCTGCTGGCCACTGGGAAGGAATGGGATTAGCGCACTAGCTAACTGTTCTGCGGTCAGCGTGTGAAGCCATACCCTACCTGGGCCAGTAATGGTCACGAAGAACAGTCCCTCGTGGGCGAAGAACACTGACCTCAGGCCTCCAACTAGCTGGACCGAATAGTTCATTCCCTCCTGAAAGGCCATTAGGTGCGAGGCCTCCACCTGGATCGTCTCGCCCGGCGCAAGATCACGCACAATTAACCCGCCATACGAGTGAAGGAATACATTCCCCACTCCCCTGAATCTAGCTAGGAAAAGCCCCTCTCCACCTAACCATCCTGCGGTAAGTCTGGCCATTGTTGCGTCATATTCAATGCTAGTCTCCGCCCCTAGGAAGGAGTGGGCCTCTACCAGAATTGATCCGCCCTGTAACTGTATTGGTACAATCTTCCCGGGAAATATCCCTGAGAGTATAACGTCTCCCGGTCCGTAAAACTCCGTAACGAAGAAAGAACCTCCCGTCAACACCCTCTTAAGACCTGAAAGGAAACCTCCCCTCATTCTGGTCTGCATGTTCACCGATGCGGTCTTCATTATCATGTGACCTGCATCGGCGTAAAAACCCTCCTGAGGTGCAAGTTGAACTTTCAGGTACTGGAGATCGTCCCCCATTATCTGATATTGTGGCATACACTCAGTAGGTATTCTCCCCTTTATCTATTTAGTCTTCAGGATCTTGATCCTGTACGTGTTTCCCTCCTTGACTGACACGCAGGGGTAACCCCTGCTTTCGCAGATCTTTGGTATTGTCACGTTCATGGGCTCCTCGTCGCTAATTACCTCCAGAACTTGGCCCGGTTTCATGTGATTCAACTTCTTCACTATCTCAATTTGAGGTTCCGGACATGCCTCCCCCCTCAGGTCCAGAACGTCATCTGGTTTCCTATCCTGAAGTTCGTTACTCATGGTATCAACTCTTTCTTTCAAATATTAAGCTTCTCCCATTTTTAAGGGAAATATCTCGTTTTGATAAAAACAAGATTATGGACAATCATCCTCAAGGAGTGTTATGCTCATGTCGTCGGTATAATCTATGATGCAGAAGAACTCCAGATGTTCGTCCTTGTTCTGGAAACCGTGCTTCACCCCACCATTTATGAAAATGAAATCGCCCTCGTGTAGCTCGTATACCTGGTCCCCAACACATACTGCGCATTTCCCCTTCGTGATCACCACTGTCTCTTGATATTTGTGTACATGCATTCCAATTCTGCCGTGGGGAAGGAGGGTGAACTTCCTCACAGCGTAATGGGCACCGTGATCGGAGGTGACCAACCATTGAATGAACGCGTCCCTGGACCCCTTTATCTTGACCTCTGATCGTGGGACTTGGGAAATCCTAGAGATGTGAAAGTCCATGAAGGTAGATGTGTCCGGGAGTAAAAATATGTTCACGTTTGTTGCACGTAACGAGATCCTGTGGAGTTGGGGAGTTGGATAAGCTAGGTTATTTAGTCGTGAAAACCACATCTCCTCAATGATTCTCACTGCCGATCCCTCCACGTTCAGGGGCACTTGGCGTCGGCTAAGGTACCCTCCCTACGGGCTGAGGAAAGTCGAGTCGATCTCCGGAGGTAAGATAGTGCCCCCAGAGCAACTGGGGAAATATCGTAACGAGATACTAGGCCTTTACGTGAACGATCCGCTGGGTCAATCGGAGATCGGTAAGGCAATATCCTACGTTATTCAGGACGATCCTCCCTACGTGAAGTCCTTCAAGCTCTTTGGGAGGAGATTGAGGGAGATCAAGGAGAGGAATTCCCTGAAGGTTGTGGTTGGGGGACCCGGGGCATGGCAACTCACGGGTAAGGATTGGATTGACTCCATACTCATTGGAGAGGCCGAGGAGAACCTGGAGGAGGCCTTGAAGGGGAGTGGGATAATTTACGGGAGGAAGGCTGAACATTTCGTTGCAATAAGGGCACCCTCAGGACTAGCGGAAGTTGAGGTGAACAGGGGGAATAGAAGAGTGCCCGAGCACGTGATCGAGGAGGAGATGAGAATACAGGGTTTGGCCCACGGAAAGGTTAATCTGATCACGACTGACCTCCTGAGCTACGGGGAGGAGAGGGAAGTGGTGAACCTTCTGCTCAGAGCCAGGAGATTCGGGGAGGTCACCTTCTCCAACCTGAACTCGTTGACGGCAATGAACTTCGATCTGGGAAAGATTAGGGAGGCCTTGAACCTCAATGAGAACCATTGGATCTCACCCGTCCTCAACAGCGTCCAGGGATCCTGCGTGTACTCCCTTGAGGCAGAGGTGCTGAAGTCCCTGAATAAAAACTACATTTACCCCATGGTTTACGTTGATGAGGAAAGGGCCGACGAGTTCCTGGAGTATAGGGCCATAATCGTGCCACTTCCCAAAACTGAGAGGTATTACGAGGTCCTGTACAGGGTTTGGCAACACGACAGGACCCTGGTGAAGGTACCCTTCTCGTACGTGGTAGATTACGTCCTGAGAAAGGCCGTGGAAACGAGGGGAGAGAATCTGAGGAGATTGAACAGGCTTAATCTGGTTAAGGACCTGTTCTCGGCGTCCTTCTTCAGGTTAGTCCAGTTTGTAAGCTAGGCCTGGGAGCGTGTCCCGGAGGGATCTGGGTGACCCAACGTATCACGTGAAGTGTCTCAATCACAGGGGACCAGTCGATGTAGTCAGGCGGATTCGGAGAACAGGATGCCTCCCGGCTTGAGCGAAAAGATCTCCCCGTGTAACCACACGAGAGCTCGGCTCTCAAAGGATAAACGGGGTTTGCGACCGCGTGATTGCTCACCGTCTATTGGCGGTTCTGCTCCATATTACCTGCCCCTTCATCCTGATTTCCATAACCCTATGAATGGGTATCACGGTATCATCATCTAGGTAAATGTAGGTGTTATCCACTCTCTCTATCCTTGGAAACGGAATTTCCACCAGC from Metallosphaera sedula DSM 5348 harbors:
- a CDS encoding MFS transporter codes for the protein MNRTVILLVLVLGTLMAAVDGTIVLLALPQIAQDLHADLFTAIWVLLAYLLVTAILTTQTGRIGDIYGRAKIFNLGFVIFTVASALCGLSNSIYLLIAFRLIQGVGGAMMTANSGAIVADHFPPNMMGRAYGYTSLGWNIGALLGIVLGGTLTTFFGWPYIFYINVPIGVVATILGVKYIKDVNKVKRELDVTGAVLLGVALVLVSYSSIVMASVGVDSLNLGILVVGIILVGAFIFNESRAKSPVIDLKMFRYRLLGYSLTATFLQAIGGLAITFLLIMYLQGVRGLSPLDASLLLLPGYVVASFLAPYMGKLTDRYGSRWFATGGIAIIMLSVIMFYFVLTPETPYTWILLISGINGVGSGMFWPSNTSAIMSSAPKGYFGSVSGLSRTLGNVGIILSYVITLSVAAAAIPKEVAFKIFLGTSKLDGGLSSIFVVGLHYAFLISAVVLAVATFFSFLRGKEIRMEEKA
- a CDS encoding aminotransferase-like domain-containing protein — its product is MPINIGGGLPDPRTFPWERMGEIVDYLIRERSETTLQYAPSEGIEEVRKEISNFVRKRGFSLEEDQILITGGAKEAIYLLSELFSQNMVASEEPTFQGFISTMSYRGLRAYPIPWDEYGPMTDVLEKRLKALRMWADPVKYFYVVPVHNPTGRVMTKDRRKHLLELASDFNFQIIEDDIYGFYMYDDPPYPALKSLDKEGRVIYISSFSKIISPGLRVGFIGYEGREIEKLATIKSEINHQVSTLDQLIVGEMLRRDLVDAVVENSVLLYRKKRNVMLDAIEEYFPSSTGCSYTEGGFFTLCRKEALDSSSLLKEALKRDVKFIPGEKFFYSSEQGRNSFRLSFSFAKEEEIVEGVRILGELLKGIK
- a CDS encoding TIGR00266 family protein, which gives rise to MPQYQIMGDDLQYLKVQLAPQEGFYADAGHMIMKTASVNMQTRMRGGFLSGLKRVLTGGSFFVTEFYGPGDVILSGIFPGKIVPIQLQGGSILVEAHSFLGAETSIEYDATMARLTAGWLGGEGLFLARFRGVGNVFLHSYGGLIVRDLAPGETIQVEASHLMAFQEGMNYSVQLVGGLRSVFFAHEGLFFVTITGPGRVWLHTLTAEQLASALIPFLPSGQQGGININF
- a CDS encoding sulfurtransferase TusA family protein — protein: MSNELQDRKPDDVLDLRGEACPEPQIEIVKKLNHMKPGQVLEVISDEEPMNVTIPKICESRGYPCVSVKEGNTYRIKILKTK
- a CDS encoding cupin domain-containing protein, giving the protein MDFHISRISQVPRSEVKIKGSRDAFIQWLVTSDHGAHYAVRKFTLLPHGRIGMHVHKYQETVVITKGKCAVCVGDQVYELHEGDFIFINGGVKHGFQNKDEHLEFFCIIDYTDDMSITLLEDDCP
- a CDS encoding DUF504 domain-containing protein; amino-acid sequence: MTIKDELNRILWTRRDLENYSVLIVDRFKGLVEIPFPRIERVDNTYIYLDDDTVIPIHRVMEIRMKGQVIWSRTANRR